Proteins found in one Arachis stenosperma cultivar V10309 chromosome 8, arast.V10309.gnm1.PFL2, whole genome shotgun sequence genomic segment:
- the LOC130946598 gene encoding O-fucosyltransferase 6 isoform X1, whose product MAPQRRRLHHLQRFPLLIPLISAVAAALMFLFALLSLLAPSPNETNHMHRPRQRSSFDVQSEDNAIGDNVFRVPKIIGKLNRGLWSFNNSVNFYGCSNASSEFPKAQAITHPDRYLVIATSGGLNQQRTGITDAVVAARILNSTLVVPKLDQRSFWKDSSNFSEIFDVEWFISFLSKDVKIIKELPAKVGRRSSLYSMRVPRKCSERCYINRILPILQKKHVIQLSKYDYRLANRLDPEYQKLRCRVNYHGLRFTDPILAMGRKLVRRMRMRSKHYIALHLRFEPDMLAFSGCDYGGGEKEQKELGAIRKRWKTLHGANPDKQRRQGKCPLTPEEVGLMLRALGYGSGVHIYVASGEIYGGENTLAPLRALFPNIHSKETIAIKEELEPFSSFSSRMAALDFIVCDESDVFVTNNNGNMAKILAGRRRYFGHKPTIRPNAKNLYQLIMNRNNMTWEAFASRVRTFQKGFMGEPNEVRPGRGVFHENPSTCICEDSVPKVGQDSGHRKHGKDNAINENDDDEDYDDSGLPEMEDDDYENDEDLRDRVEKGTYNGTVSDYDAMNSQNPELEEVVSD is encoded by the exons ATGGCTCCTCAGAGGCGGCGCCTCCACCATTTGCAGCGTTTCCCTCTCTTGATTCCTCTCATCTCTGCCGTCGCTGCCGCTCTTATGTTTCTCTTCGCGCTACTCTCTCTTCTAGCTCCTTCTCCCAACGAAACTAATCATATGCACCGCCCGCGCCAACGCTCTTCg TTTGACGTTCAATCGGAGGACAACGCTATTGGAGATAATGTGTTCCGCGTTCCG AAAATAATAGGAAAGTTGAATCGCGGACTCTGGAGCTTTAACAATTCCGTAAACTTCTATGGATGTAGCAACGCAAGCAGCGAGTTTCCAA AAGCTCAAGCCATTACTCATCCGGATCGGTATTTGGTAATTGCAACCAGTGGTGGCTTGAATCAACAAAGAACTGGA ATTACAGATGCTGTTGTTGCTGCGCGAATTCTGAATTCTACTCTTGTTGTTCCCAAACTTGATCAACGGTCTTTTTGGAAAGATTCTAG TAACTTCTCGGAGATCTTTGATGTTGAATGGTTTATATCCTTCCtatcaaaagatgtcaaaatTATCAAGGAACTCCCAGCAAAGGTTGGCCGAAGATCATCTCTGTACTCGATGCGTGTTCCAAGGAAGTGTAGCGAAAGATGTTATATAAATCGTATATTACCTATACTCCAGAAAAAGCAT GTTATTCAGCTCAGCAAGTATGACTACAGGCTTGCAAACAGGTTGGATCCGGAGTATCAGAAGTTAAGATGTCGAGTTAACTACCATGGGTTAAGATTTACCGACCCAATACTTGCAATGGGTAGAAAATTGGTACGTCGGATGAGGATGAGAAGCAAACATTATATCGCACTGCACCTGAg ATTTGAACCCGATATGCTTGCATTTTCTGGATGCGATTATGGTGGAGGAGAGAAGGAACAGAAAGAACTGGGTGCAATAAGGAAGAGGTGGAAGACGCTACAT GGAGCCAATCCTGATAAGCAAAGAAGACAGGGAAAATGCCCGTTAACCCCAGAAGAAGTTGGTCTCATGCTAAGAGCCTTGGGGTATGGTTCTGGTGTTCATATTTACGTTGCATCAGGGGAAATATATGGAGGGGAAAATACATTGGCACCTCTGAGAGCATTATTTCCTAATATCCATTCAAAAGAGACCATTGCTATTAAGGAAGAATTAGAACcattttcttcattttcctcTCGCATGGCGGCACTTGACTTCATTGTTTGTGATGAAAGTGACGTATTTGTGACCAATAACAATGGTAATATGGCTAAAATATTAGCTGGGCGAAG GAGATACTTTGGGCACAAACCAACCATTCGTCCAAATGCTAAAAATCTCTACCAATTGATCATGAACAGAAATAATATGACTTGGGAAGCTTTTGCTTCCCGTGTACGGACTTTTCAAAAAGGCTTCATGGGGGAGCCAAATGAGGTTAGACCAGGCAGAGGCGTGTTTCATGAGAACCCATCTACCTGCATCTGTGAAGATTCTGTGCCCAAAGTGGGCCAAGATTCTGGACATAGAAAACATGGGAAGGATAATGCAATCAATGAAAATGATGATGACGAGGATTATGATGATTCTGGATTGCCAGAAATGGAGGATGATGATTACGAAAATGATGAAGATCTGAGAGATCGAGTAGAGAAGGGTACATACAACGGAACGGTGTCGGACTATGACGCAATGAACTCTCAGAATCCTGAGTTAGAAGAAGTTGTATCAGATTAG
- the LOC130943898 gene encoding protein EARLY STARVATION 1, chloroplastic → MRQCDLALMAASSRGFSTTHFDFKLRVRRLSVALQPNTNVLGFGSRKRRKVCSGADRVRLGSFQLRCCCSDSVTPIRRTSGPGGNGGDKNDEWRFDAKKKPHSHTLRVRIQASPAAMPFASPPSFLKQEKFFPRCTPRNSGPQSRDTPPKRDTGIANEKDWGISLLNENINETGTNEDGSTWYRESGEELGENGYRCRWTKMGGQSHDTSSEWKETWWEKSDWTGYKELGVEKSGRNSEGDSWWETWQENLQQDEWSNIARIERSAQKQAKSGTENAGWYEKWWEKYDAKGWTEKGAHKYGRLNEQSWWEKWGEHYDGRGSVLKWTDKWAETELGTKWGDKWEERFFKGIGSRHGETWHVSPSGERWSRTWGEEHFGNGKVHKYGNSTTGESWDIVVDEETYYEAEPHYGWADVVGDSSQLLSIEPRARPPGVFPSLDFGTPPSPEAEQDSPDDLPPSQ, encoded by the exons ATGCGTCAATGTGATTTGGCGTTAATGGCGGCAAGTTCTAGAGGCTTCTCCACCACGCACTTCGATTTCAAGCTACGAGTTAGGCGACTCAGTGTTGCTCTCCAGCCTAACACTAACGTCCTCGGTTTCGGCTCCAGGAAGCGCAGGAAGGTCTGCTCCGGTGCAGACCGAGTTCGACTCGGTAGTTTCCAACTGCGATGCTGCTGTTCCGACTCGGTTACTCCGATTCGCAGAACGAGTGGTCCTGGCGGCAACGGCGGCGACAAGAATGACGAATGGCGCTTCGATGCAAAGAAAAAGCCTCACTCTCACACTCTCAGAGTCAGAATTCAGGCTTCTCCTGCCGCAATGCCTTTCGCTTCTCCGCC ATCCTTTCTGAAGCAGGAAAAATTCTTTCCTCGTTGCACCCCGAGAAATTCTGGTCCACAATCACGTGATACGCCACCAAAAAGAG ACACTGGTATAGCAAATGAGAAAGACTGGGGTATTAGCTTGttaaatgaaaatattaacGAGACCGGCACTAATGAAGATGGCAGTACCTGGTACAGAGAAAGTGGTGAAGAACTGGGTGAAAATGGATATAGATGTAGATGGACAAAAATGGGTGGTCAATCCCATGATACTTCCTCAGAATGGAAAGAAACG TGGTGGGAGAAGAGTGACTGGACCGGATATAAAGAGCTAG GTGTGGAGAAATCTGGTAGAAATTCTGAAGGGGATTCTTGGTGGGAAACTTGGCAAGAAAATCTTCAGCAAGATGAATGGAG TAACATAGCAAGAATAGAAAGGAGTGCACAAAAACAAGCTAAATCAGGAACTGAAAATGCAGGATGGTATGAGAAGTG GTGGGAAAAATATGATGCTAAAGGCTGGACTGAGAAAGGGGCACATAAGTATGGTAGACTGAATGAGCAATCATGGTGGGAAAAGTGGGGAGAGCATTATGATGGGAGAGGATCTGTTCTCAAATG GACAGATAAGTGGGCTGAAACTGAGCTTGGAACAAAATGGGGAGACAAATGGGAGGAAAGGTTTTTTAAAGGCATAGGTTCCCGTCATGGGGAAACATGGCATGTATCTCCAAGTGGTGAAC GTTGGTCAAGAACTTGGGGAGAAGAGCACTTTGGAAACGG GAAGGTACATAAGTACGGAAATAGCACTACGGGCGAAAGCTGGGATATAGTTGTGGACGAGGAGACTTATTATGA GGCTGAACCTCACTATGGATGGGCGGATGTGGTGGGTGATTCAAGCCAATTACTCTCGATTGAACCTCGGGCGAGGCCACCGGGTGTCTTTCCCAGTTTGGACTTTGGTACACCGCCATCACCCGAAGCTGAGCAGGACTCACCTGATGATTTGCCTCCCTCGCAATGA
- the LOC130946598 gene encoding O-fucosyltransferase 16 isoform X2 → MAPQRRRLHHLQRFPLLIPLISAVAAALMFLFALLSLLAPSPNETNHMHRPRQRSSFDVQSEDNAIGDNVFRVPKIIGKLNRGLWSFNNSVNFYGCSNASSEFPKAQAITHPDRYLVIATSGGLNQQRTGITDAVVAARILNSTLVVPKLDQRSFWKDSSNFSEIFDVEWFISFLSKDVKIIKELPAKVGRRSSLYSMRVPRKCSERCYINRILPILQKKHVIQLSKYDYRLANRLDPEYQKLRCRVNYHGLRFTDPILAMGRKLVRRMRMRSKHYIALHLRFEPDMLAFSGCDYGGGEKEQKELGAIRKRWKTLHGANPDKQRRQGKCPLTPEEVGLMLRALGYGSGVHIYVASGEIYGGENTLAPLRALFPNIHSKETIAIKEELEPFSSFSSRMAALDFIVCDESDVFVTNNNGNMAKILAGRRNNMTWEAFASRVRTFQKGFMGEPNEVRPGRGVFHENPSTCICEDSVPKVGQDSGHRKHGKDNAINENDDDEDYDDSGLPEMEDDDYENDEDLRDRVEKGTYNGTVSDYDAMNSQNPELEEVVSD, encoded by the exons ATGGCTCCTCAGAGGCGGCGCCTCCACCATTTGCAGCGTTTCCCTCTCTTGATTCCTCTCATCTCTGCCGTCGCTGCCGCTCTTATGTTTCTCTTCGCGCTACTCTCTCTTCTAGCTCCTTCTCCCAACGAAACTAATCATATGCACCGCCCGCGCCAACGCTCTTCg TTTGACGTTCAATCGGAGGACAACGCTATTGGAGATAATGTGTTCCGCGTTCCG AAAATAATAGGAAAGTTGAATCGCGGACTCTGGAGCTTTAACAATTCCGTAAACTTCTATGGATGTAGCAACGCAAGCAGCGAGTTTCCAA AAGCTCAAGCCATTACTCATCCGGATCGGTATTTGGTAATTGCAACCAGTGGTGGCTTGAATCAACAAAGAACTGGA ATTACAGATGCTGTTGTTGCTGCGCGAATTCTGAATTCTACTCTTGTTGTTCCCAAACTTGATCAACGGTCTTTTTGGAAAGATTCTAG TAACTTCTCGGAGATCTTTGATGTTGAATGGTTTATATCCTTCCtatcaaaagatgtcaaaatTATCAAGGAACTCCCAGCAAAGGTTGGCCGAAGATCATCTCTGTACTCGATGCGTGTTCCAAGGAAGTGTAGCGAAAGATGTTATATAAATCGTATATTACCTATACTCCAGAAAAAGCAT GTTATTCAGCTCAGCAAGTATGACTACAGGCTTGCAAACAGGTTGGATCCGGAGTATCAGAAGTTAAGATGTCGAGTTAACTACCATGGGTTAAGATTTACCGACCCAATACTTGCAATGGGTAGAAAATTGGTACGTCGGATGAGGATGAGAAGCAAACATTATATCGCACTGCACCTGAg ATTTGAACCCGATATGCTTGCATTTTCTGGATGCGATTATGGTGGAGGAGAGAAGGAACAGAAAGAACTGGGTGCAATAAGGAAGAGGTGGAAGACGCTACAT GGAGCCAATCCTGATAAGCAAAGAAGACAGGGAAAATGCCCGTTAACCCCAGAAGAAGTTGGTCTCATGCTAAGAGCCTTGGGGTATGGTTCTGGTGTTCATATTTACGTTGCATCAGGGGAAATATATGGAGGGGAAAATACATTGGCACCTCTGAGAGCATTATTTCCTAATATCCATTCAAAAGAGACCATTGCTATTAAGGAAGAATTAGAACcattttcttcattttcctcTCGCATGGCGGCACTTGACTTCATTGTTTGTGATGAAAGTGACGTATTTGTGACCAATAACAATGGTAATATGGCTAAAATATTAGCTGGGCGAAG AAATAATATGACTTGGGAAGCTTTTGCTTCCCGTGTACGGACTTTTCAAAAAGGCTTCATGGGGGAGCCAAATGAGGTTAGACCAGGCAGAGGCGTGTTTCATGAGAACCCATCTACCTGCATCTGTGAAGATTCTGTGCCCAAAGTGGGCCAAGATTCTGGACATAGAAAACATGGGAAGGATAATGCAATCAATGAAAATGATGATGACGAGGATTATGATGATTCTGGATTGCCAGAAATGGAGGATGATGATTACGAAAATGATGAAGATCTGAGAGATCGAGTAGAGAAGGGTACATACAACGGAACGGTGTCGGACTATGACGCAATGAACTCTCAGAATCCTGAGTTAGAAGAAGTTGTATCAGATTAG
- the LOC130943599 gene encoding uncharacterized protein LOC130943599 — translation MNTLTGKPTFIPQLLVSSSSSSSSSSSSSPSSSSSNCASTTLVSFPIRSPSSIRISTHNRRFAFRVEAYDSSNNDSSSSNAAGDSKPPNGTLSKGRRDILLEYVKNVQPEFMELFVKRAPQQVVDAMRQTVTNMIGTLPPQFFAVTITTVAENLAQLMYSVMMTGYMFRNAQYRLELQESLEQVALPEMQDKKDVPDYAPGTQKKHVSGEVIRWNNLSGAETIDAKKYIELLEAEIEELNRQVGRQSNNAQNELLEYLKSLEPRNLKDLTSSAGEDVVFAMNTFIKRLLAVSDPSQMKTSVTETSAPELAKLLYWLMVVGYSIRNIEVRYDMERVLGTPPKLAELPPGENV, via the exons ATGAATACCTTGACAGGGAAACCTACCTTCATTCCTCAACTacttgtttcttcttcttcttcttcttcttcttcttcttcttcttctccttcttcttcttcttcaaattgCGCTTCAACCACTCTTGTTTCCTTCCCAATTCGTTCGCCCTCATCAATTAGAATCTCCACGCATAATCGAAGATTCGCTTTCAGAGTTGAAGCTTACGATTCCTCTAACAACGACAGTTCCAGTTCTAACGCTGCCGGCGACTCCAAGCCCCCAAATGGCACTCTC TCGAAGGGTAGGAGAGATATTTTACTGGAGTATGTTAAGAACGTGCAGCCAGAATTTATGGAATTGTTTGTGAAAAGAGCACCTCAACAG GTTGTGGATGCAATGCGACAAACAGTGACGAATATGATTGGGACACTGCCGCCTCAATTTTTCGCAGTAACAATTACAACT gTAGCTGAAAACCTTGCACAGCTCATGTACAGTGTCATGATGACCGGATACATGTTCAGGAATGCACAATACCGTTTGGAGTTGCAAGAAAGTTTGGAACAGGTTGCTCTTCCAGAGATGCAGGATAAGAAG GATGTGCCAGACTATGCACCTGGTACACAGAAGAAGCATGTTTCAGGTGAAGTCATTCGTTGGAACAATTTATCTGGGGCTGAGACAATAGATGCTAAAAAGTATATTGAGTTACTTGAAGCAGAGATAGAGGAGCTGAATCGTCAAGTTGGGCGACAATCTAACAATGCACAAAATGAGTTGTTGGAATATCTAAAATCTCTCGAGCCTCGCAATCTGAAG GATTTGACTAGTAGTGCTGGGGAGGATGTTGTGTTTGCGATGAATACTTTTATAAAGCGCCTACTGGCTGTTTCAGATCCTAGCCAGATGAAG ACTAGTGTGACTGAGACGAGTGCACCGGAACTCGCCAAACTTCTTTATTGGTTGATGGTGGTTGGGTACAGCATTCGCAATATTGAAGTTCGTTATGACATGGAAAGAGTACTTGGCACTCCTCCAAAGCTTGCCGAGTTGCCTCCAGGTGAAAATGTTTAA